A genomic stretch from Oscillospiraceae bacterium includes:
- a CDS encoding type II toxin-antitoxin system prevent-host-death family antitoxin yields MKQVNIHEAKTHLSALVERAAAGESFIIAKSGRPLVVVSSYAPAEPPPRTGFLKGQVSVPADFDHIGSPEIEDMFGGAL; encoded by the coding sequence ATGAAACAAGTTAACATTCATGAAGCCAAGACCCATCTTTCCGCGCTTGTGGAAAGAGCTGCTGCAGGCGAGTCTTTTATCATCGCCAAATCCGGCCGTCCGTTGGTGGTCGTCAGTTCATACGCTCCTGCAGAACCTCCCCCCCGCACGGGTTTCTTAAAAGGTCAAGTTTCCGTACCCGCCGATTTTGATCATATAGGCAGCCCTGAAATCGAAGATATGTTTGGCGGTGCGTTATGA
- a CDS encoding VOC family protein yields MTINHMAVYVTNLEAVRAFYETYFDATSNALYHNPNTGLKTYFLSFKDGARLEIMHRSDVRAVSQVVADRLGYAHLALGVGSREAVDRLTARLKSDGFAVLKEPRTTGDGYYESCVLDVEGNVLEIVAEYENGK; encoded by the coding sequence ATGACAATCAATCATATGGCTGTCTATGTGACGAATCTTGAGGCGGTCAGGGCATTTTATGAGACATATTTTGACGCCACGTCCAACGCGTTGTATCACAATCCCAACACGGGGCTGAAGACGTACTTCCTGTCCTTCAAAGACGGTGCCAGGCTGGAGATCATGCACAGGTCCGATGTGCGGGCAGTCAGTCAGGTCGTCGCGGACCGTCTGGGGTATGCACACCTGGCGCTCGGTGTTGGCAGTCGAGAAGCTGTGGACCGGCTGACGGCCAGACTCAAGTCGGACGGATTCGCCGTTTTGAAAGAACCGCGCACTACGGGCGACGGGTACTATGAGAGCTGTGTCCTGGATGTGGAGGGGAATGTGCTGGAGATCGTCGCGGAGTACGAAAATGGCAAATAA
- a CDS encoding type II toxin-antitoxin system VapC family toxin yields the protein MRLLLDTHILLWAATGELPAGAKRYIEDMSNTLLFSPASLWEIVIKTKLQRTDFVIDPVLLYNGLIASGYEEMPISTRHALFVASLPPFHKDPFDRILLAQAAVEGVSLLTADNTLARYQSSVIFVG from the coding sequence ATGAGACTATTGCTCGATACACATATTCTCCTTTGGGCGGCCACTGGCGAATTGCCCGCCGGGGCCAAGCGGTATATCGAAGATATGTCCAATACATTGCTATTCAGCCCCGCAAGTCTTTGGGAGATTGTCATTAAAACCAAGTTGCAACGGACTGATTTTGTGATTGACCCCGTTTTGCTGTACAACGGGCTCATCGCGTCGGGCTATGAAGAAATGCCTATTTCGACGCGACACGCTTTGTTTGTCGCTTCTTTGCCTCCGTTTCACAAAGATCCCTTTGATCGTATTTTGCTTGCCCAAGCCGCCGTTGAAGGCGTCTCTTTATTGACGGCCGACAATACGCTGGCGCGTTATCAGAGTTCTGTGATTTTTGTCGGATAA